Sequence from the Rhodococcus jostii RHA1 genome:
CCGACAGCGGTTTTGCGCTCGTCGCGGTCGGTGGGCTCGGACGGCGGGAACTCCTGCCGTACTCGGATCTCGACCTCCTCCTCCTTCACGACGACATGGATCCGGCGGTCGTCGCGCAGGTGGCCGACCAACTCTGGTATCCGTTGTGGGACGCGCACATCAAGCTCGACCACAGCGTCCGCACCATCCCTCAGGCACTGCAGGTGGCGGACACGGACATCACCGCGGCTCTGGGAATGCTCGAGGCGCGTCACATCGTCGGCGACGTCGAGCTGACCAATCTGCTCATCAGCGGGGTCCGCAGGCAGTGGCGCACCGACATCCGCAACCGTTTCGACGGACTCATCGAGCAGACGCGGTCGCGCTGGGAACGCAGCGGCGAGATCGCCCACCGCGCAGAGCCCGACCTGAAGAGCGGTCGCGGTGGACTGCGGGACGTACAGTTGCTCAACGCGCTGTCCATCGCGCAGCTCACCGACGGCATGCCCGGGCTCGGTCCCGAGTCGCCCGGCGGAGGACTGGCACTCGCACATCGGCGGCTCCTCGACGTCCGCACCGAACTGCACCGGGTCGCGGGCCGCTCCCGCGATCAGTTGCGGGCGCAGGATGCCGACGAGATCGGCGCCGCACTGCGGATCGGCGATCGATTCGACCTCGCGCGCATGCTCAGTGATGCCGCGCGCACCATCAGCTATTCCGTCGACGTCGGTGTGCGGACGGCCGGACACGCCCTGCCGCGGCGCGGCCTGGCGCGGTTGCGCCGACCACCGGTGCGACGGCCCCTCGACGAGGGTGTCGTCGAGCACGCCGGTGAAGTGGTGCTGGCGCGCGACGCCCGGCCGGCGAAGGACCCGGGCCTCGTGCTGCGGGTCGCGTCGGCGTCGGCGACGACGGGAATGCCGATGTCGGCGTCCACTCTGAATCGCCTGGCCGACAACGCCCCCGAGCTGCGCGAGCCGTGGCCGAAGGAGGCGCTGAACGATCTGCTGGTGATGCTGGGCTCGGGTAGCCGTGCCGTCGCGGCGATCGAGGCTCTCGATCGGACCGGCCTGTGGGGCAGGCTTCTTCCCGAGTGGGGTGCCGTCCGGGACCTGCCGCCGCGGGACGCGGTGCACACGTGGACGGTGGATCGGCATCTCGTCGAGACCGCTGCCTATGCCAGTGGGTTCACCACCCGCGTGGCCCGCCCGGACCTGCTGATGCTCGGTGCGTTGCTGCACGACATCGGCAAGGGCCGCGGCGGCGACCACAGCGTGGTCGGCGCCGAACTGGCCACCCAGATCGGCAGGCGCCTCGGATTGTGGCCGTCGGACGTTGCGCTGCTGACGGCGATCGTGCGCCACCACCTGCTGCTGCCGCACACCGCGACGAGGCGCGACCTCGACGATCCCGAGACGGTCGAGCGGGTCGTGGAAGCGATCGGCGGCGACGGAGTCCTGCTGGAGTTGCTGCATGCGCTGGCGGAGGCCGATTCGCTGGCGACGGGTCCCGGTGTGTGGGGCGACTGGAAGTCGTCGCTGATCGGCGAACTCGTGCGCCGCTGCCGCCTGGTCATGGCGGGAGAGGTGCTTCCCGCACCCGATCCGCTCGATCCGGAACACGTCGCGCTGGCGGCGTCGGGTGGCGTGCACGTCGCGCTGGTCCCCGCCGACAGTCCCCACACGTATGTGGTGACGGTGATCGCGCCCGATCAGCGGGGTCTGCTGTCGAAGGCGGCGGGCGTGCTCGCGCTGCACTCCCTGCGGGTCTACTCCGCGTCCCTGGGCAGCGCCGAGGGGTCGGCGGTCAACTCGTTCGTCGTGTCCCCGAGGTTCGGGGCGCCGCCGCAGGCGGGTCTGCTGCGGCAGGAGCTGATCCGCGCGCTGGCGGGGGAGCTGAACCTGCTGGAGATGCTCACGGCCAAGGAAGAGGAGGCTCGCGAGAGCCAGCGCGTCGCCGCGGTGGAGGAACGGGGCGAAGCCGCGGTTCCGGTGCAGTACGCGCAGGCGCCGCCGCGGGTCATCTGGTTCGACACCGCATCGCCCGGCGAGGTCATCCTGGAACTGAGGGCCGAGGACCGGCTGGGGCTGCTGTCCCGGCTCGCCGACGCGTTCGACACGTGCGGCGCGGACGTCCGCTGGGCGCGGGTGACCACCCTGGGTTCGTCGGTGATCGACTCATTCTGCCTCGATCTCGGCGGCGGGGACACCCGGGCGAGCCGGGAACAGGTCGAGAGCGCGATCCTCGGCGTCGTTCCGCTCACGAAGCCGAAGAAGCAGGAGGGCAGCGGGGGAGAATGAACGACGGGACGTGAGCGGCTAGGCTGGGGCCCGAGAATATCCACCGCACACTCGCATGACTTCAGGAGCGCACTCGGTGTTCGAATCCCTTTCCGACAGGTTGACCGGAGCCCTCAAGGATCTGCGTGGCAAGGGTCGCCTTTCCGGAGCCGACATCGATGCCACCTGCCGTGAGATCCGGTTGGCGCTGCTCGAGGCAGACGTCGCGCTGCCCGTCGTCCGCTCGTTCATCGCCAAGATCAAGGAACGCGCCAAGGGCGTCGAGGTCTCGGCGGCGCTGAACCCGGCGCAGCAGGTCGTCAAGATCGTCAACGAGGAACTCGTCGAGATCCTCGGTGGCGAGACCCGCCGGCTGGCGTTCGCCAAGACGCCGCCGACGGTCATCATGCTCGCCGGTCTCCAAGGTTCCGGTAAGACGACCCTCGCAGGCAAGCTCGCGAAGTGGCTGCGCGACCAGGGGCACACGCCGCTGCTCGTGGCCTGTGACCTGCAGCGTCCCGGCGCCGTCACCCAGCTGCAGATCGTCGGCGAGCGCGCGGGAGCCACGGTGTTCGCACCGCACCCCGGCACATCCATCGGCGGCGGCGACAACGAGCTGGGCGTCACCGCGGCCGACCCGGTCGAGGTGGCCCGGGCAGGTGTGGAGGAAGCCCGCAACAAGCAGTTCGACGTGGTGATCGTCGACACCGCGGGCCGGCTGGGTATCGACGCCGACCTGATGGCGCAGGCGGCGGGTATCCGCGACGCCGTGAACCCGGACGAGACGATCTTCGTCCTCGACGCGATGATCGGTCAGGACGCGGTCAGCACCGCCGAGGCCTTCCGTGAGGGTGTCGGATTCACCGGTGTCGTGCTCACGAAGCTCGACGGTGACGCCCGCGGTGGTGCGGCGCTCAGCGTCCGCGAGGTCACCGGGCAGCCCATCCTGTTCGCGTCCACGGGTGAGAAGCTCGAGGACTTCGACGTCTTCCACCCCGACCGCATGGCCAGCCGCATTCTCGGCATGGGTGACGTCCTCAGCCTGATCGAGGCGGCCGAGCAGCACTTCGACGCCGAGCAGGCCGAAGCCACAGCCCAGAAGATCGGTTCGGGACAGCTCACGCTGGAGGACTTCCTCGAGCAGATGATGGCTGTTCGCAAGATGGGCCCCATCGGCAACCTCCTGGGCATGCTCCCGGGTGCGGGGCAGATGAAGGACGCGCTCGCGAACGTCGACGAGAAGCAGCTCGACCGAGTGCAGGCCATCATCCGCGGCATGACCCCCGCCGAGCGTGATGATCCCAAGATCATCAACGCGTCCCGCAGGCTGCGGATCGCCAACGGTTCGGGTGTCAAGGTCTCCGACGTCAACCAGCTCGTCGACCGTTTCTTCGAGGCCCGCAAGATGATGGCCGCGATGGCCGGGCGTATGGGCATGCCCGGTTCGCGGAAGCCGCAGCGCAGCAAGAAGGGCAAGAAGGGCAAGAAGGGCGGCAAGGGGCCGACGCCGCCGAAGGTGCGCGGCGGATTCCCCGGCGGCCTGCCCGGCGGGTTCCCGGGTATGCCGCCCGGAGGGCTCCCCGCGGGGATGCCCGACCTGTCAAATATGCCGAAGGGCCTCGACGAATTGCCGCCCGGACTCGAGGGCATCGACCTGTCCCAGCTGAAGCTGCCGAAGAAGTAGCCGATGGGCGCGCTGCACTTCCGGGGCACCGGTCTGCCCGACGAACAGCCGGTCGAACTCTGGGTCGACAACGGTGTGATCTCGACGGAACCGGTTCCCGGCGCGGAGACCGTCTGCGAATCCGGGTGGATCGTTCCCGGACTCGTCGATGCCCACTGCCACGTCGGCATCAGGTTCGGCGGCGGCGGTGGCGAGAGCGTCGACGGGTTGATCGCGCAGGCGGAGACCGAGCGCGACTGCGGGGTCCTGCTGATTCGGGACGCCGGTTCGCCGGTCGACACCCGGTTCGTCGACGACCGCCCCGACCTGCCGAGGATCATCCGCGCCGGACAGCACATCGCCGCCCCCAAGCGCTACATCCGCGGACTGCCGGTCGATCTGGAGGACGAGTCCCAGCTGCCGGACGAGGTGGTGCGCCAGGCCCGGGCCGGCGACGGGTGGGTCAAGCTCGTCGGCGACTGGATCGACCGCTCCGCGGGTGACCTCGCGCCGTTGTGGAGCGACGACATCCTCGTCGAGGCGATCGCGGCCGCGCACCGGGAAGGGGCTCGCGTCACCGCGCACGTCTTCGCCGAGGATGCGCTTCCGGGCCTGATCAACGCCGGAATCGACTGCATCGAGCACGGCACCGGGCTCACCGACGAGACGATCGAGCTGATGGTCTCGCACGGAACCGCGCTCGTCCCGACGCTGATCAACATCGCGACGTTCCCCGATATCGCCGAGTCCGCCTCGCGGTTCCCGATCTACGCCGCGCACATGCGTGACCTGCACTCACGGGTGAAGGACACGATCGGTGCCGCTCACGACGCGGGGATCCCGATCTACGCCGGCACCGACGCGGGCGGATCGATCGTCCACGGACGCATCGCCGACGAGGTCGAGGAACTGAAGGCGGTCGGACTGAGCCCGGCGGAGGCCCTCGGCGCCGCGTGCTGGGACGCGCGGACGTGGCTCGGACATCCGGGTGTGGAAGCGGGTGCGCCCGCGGATCTGCTGGTCTTCCGGAACGACCCGCGGGCGAGCAGCGACGCCCTCGCCGCGCCCGATGTCGTGGTGCTGCGGGGCAACGTCGTGAAGACCCGATGACCTGGTTTTCCCCTGACGGTGTTCGTCTGGCAGAATGAACCGCTGTTCGTCGCATCCGGTCACGCACCGCGCGGCGGTCACAGGTTAGAGGCAAAACCGGGCGCGCTATTCCTGCGCGTCGCCGAATTGCACGTGACACGTGGGCACACTCGTGTGCGCACTGAAGGAGAAGTACAGCAGTGGCTGTCAAGATCAAGCTCACCCGGCTCGGCAAGATCCGGAACCCGCAGTACCGCATCGTCGTCGCCGACTCCCGCACCCGCCGCAACGGCCGGGCGATCGAGACCATCGGCAAGTACCACCCCAAGGAAGAGCCCTCGCTGATCGAGGTCGATTCCGAGCGCGCTCAGTACTGGCTCGGCGTCGGCGCCCAGCCCACCGAGCCCGTCGAGGCCATCCTCAAGATCACCGGTGACTGGCAGAAGTTCAAGGGCCTGCCGGGCGCCGAGGGCACCCTCCGCGTCAAGGAAGCCAAGCCCTCCAAGCTGGAGCTGTTCCAGGCTGCGCTCGCGCAGGCCGAGAACGAGCCCGTCGGCGAGGCCATCACGCCCAAGAAGAAGAAGGCGAAGGCCGAGGACGCCGAGGCTGCTGCCGACGCTCCCGCCGAGGCTGCTGCAGAGTCCGAGGCTGCTGACAAGTGAGTGCCGTCGTCGCCGATGCCGTGGAGCACCTCGTTCGTGGCATCGTCGCCAACCCCGACGACGTTCGTGTCGAGCTGATCACCGGGCGTCGGGGGCGCACTGTCGAGGTGCACGTCAACCCTGACGATCTCGGCAAGGTCATCGGCCGCGGTGGTCGTACCGCGACCGCTCTGCGCACGCTGGTCTCCGGTATCGGTGGCCGCGGGATCCGTGTCGACGTCGTCGACACCGATCAGTAGAGGCCTTACAGCAGTGGAGCTCGTCGTCGGCCGTGTCGCCAAGTCGCACGGCATCAAGGGTGAGATCGTGGTCGAGGTTCGCACCGACGAACCCGAGGATCGATTCGCCGTGGGTGCCGTGCTGCGGGGACACAAGCCGCGCGAGCAGACTGTGAGCACATACACGGTGGAAGCCGCCCGGGACCATTCCGGGCGGCTTCTGCTGCGCCTCGAGGGTGTGTCGGATCGCACCGCGGCGGATGCCCTGCGGGGCACGCTGTTCGTCATCGACAGCGCCGAACTCGAGCCGTCCGACGACCCCGACGAGTTC
This genomic interval carries:
- a CDS encoding [protein-PII] uridylyltransferase, with product MHSDPNGSGKTGPGPVAKATEPGPVASGGSDEAADLARARRQLLTGGSETGPGARNPAGHGRRLDAAALRHALVDLHEFWLTTKGAELGIKPDSGFALVAVGGLGRRELLPYSDLDLLLLHDDMDPAVVAQVADQLWYPLWDAHIKLDHSVRTIPQALQVADTDITAALGMLEARHIVGDVELTNLLISGVRRQWRTDIRNRFDGLIEQTRSRWERSGEIAHRAEPDLKSGRGGLRDVQLLNALSIAQLTDGMPGLGPESPGGGLALAHRRLLDVRTELHRVAGRSRDQLRAQDADEIGAALRIGDRFDLARMLSDAARTISYSVDVGVRTAGHALPRRGLARLRRPPVRRPLDEGVVEHAGEVVLARDARPAKDPGLVLRVASASATTGMPMSASTLNRLADNAPELREPWPKEALNDLLVMLGSGSRAVAAIEALDRTGLWGRLLPEWGAVRDLPPRDAVHTWTVDRHLVETAAYASGFTTRVARPDLLMLGALLHDIGKGRGGDHSVVGAELATQIGRRLGLWPSDVALLTAIVRHHLLLPHTATRRDLDDPETVERVVEAIGGDGVLLELLHALAEADSLATGPGVWGDWKSSLIGELVRRCRLVMAGEVLPAPDPLDPEHVALAASGGVHVALVPADSPHTYVVTVIAPDQRGLLSKAAGVLALHSLRVYSASLGSAEGSAVNSFVVSPRFGAPPQAGLLRQELIRALAGELNLLEMLTAKEEEARESQRVAAVEERGEAAVPVQYAQAPPRVIWFDTASPGEVILELRAEDRLGLLSRLADAFDTCGADVRWARVTTLGSSVIDSFCLDLGGGDTRASREQVESAILGVVPLTKPKKQEGSGGE
- the ffh gene encoding signal recognition particle protein → MFESLSDRLTGALKDLRGKGRLSGADIDATCREIRLALLEADVALPVVRSFIAKIKERAKGVEVSAALNPAQQVVKIVNEELVEILGGETRRLAFAKTPPTVIMLAGLQGSGKTTLAGKLAKWLRDQGHTPLLVACDLQRPGAVTQLQIVGERAGATVFAPHPGTSIGGGDNELGVTAADPVEVARAGVEEARNKQFDVVIVDTAGRLGIDADLMAQAAGIRDAVNPDETIFVLDAMIGQDAVSTAEAFREGVGFTGVVLTKLDGDARGGAALSVREVTGQPILFASTGEKLEDFDVFHPDRMASRILGMGDVLSLIEAAEQHFDAEQAEATAQKIGSGQLTLEDFLEQMMAVRKMGPIGNLLGMLPGAGQMKDALANVDEKQLDRVQAIIRGMTPAERDDPKIINASRRLRIANGSGVKVSDVNQLVDRFFEARKMMAAMAGRMGMPGSRKPQRSKKGKKGKKGGKGPTPPKVRGGFPGGLPGGFPGMPPGGLPAGMPDLSNMPKGLDELPPGLEGIDLSQLKLPKK
- a CDS encoding amidohydrolase family protein; translation: MGALHFRGTGLPDEQPVELWVDNGVISTEPVPGAETVCESGWIVPGLVDAHCHVGIRFGGGGGESVDGLIAQAETERDCGVLLIRDAGSPVDTRFVDDRPDLPRIIRAGQHIAAPKRYIRGLPVDLEDESQLPDEVVRQARAGDGWVKLVGDWIDRSAGDLAPLWSDDILVEAIAAAHREGARVTAHVFAEDALPGLINAGIDCIEHGTGLTDETIELMVSHGTALVPTLINIATFPDIAESASRFPIYAAHMRDLHSRVKDTIGAAHDAGIPIYAGTDAGGSIVHGRIADEVEELKAVGLSPAEALGAACWDARTWLGHPGVEAGAPADLLVFRNDPRASSDALAAPDVVVLRGNVVKTR
- the rpsP gene encoding 30S ribosomal protein S16; this encodes MAVKIKLTRLGKIRNPQYRIVVADSRTRRNGRAIETIGKYHPKEEPSLIEVDSERAQYWLGVGAQPTEPVEAILKITGDWQKFKGLPGAEGTLRVKEAKPSKLELFQAALAQAENEPVGEAITPKKKKAKAEDAEAAADAPAEAAAESEAADK
- a CDS encoding RNA-binding protein yields the protein MSAVVADAVEHLVRGIVANPDDVRVELITGRRGRTVEVHVNPDDLGKVIGRGGRTATALRTLVSGIGGRGIRVDVVDTDQ
- the rimM gene encoding ribosome maturation factor RimM (Essential for efficient processing of 16S rRNA), with product MELVVGRVAKSHGIKGEIVVEVRTDEPEDRFAVGAVLRGHKPREQTVSTYTVEAARDHSGRLLLRLEGVSDRTAADALRGTLFVIDSAELEPSDDPDEFYDHELEGLSVRLADGTEVGTVIEVLHSAAGELLSIRRAGDQSGELLVPFVAAIVTSVSVADGVALIDPPEGLLDPDFGESADGK